From Pleurocapsa sp. PCC 7319:
TACCTAGTTCCCCTACAGAGTTATCTTACTGGGTAGCTAGTAATTTATATGGAGTTGCATCGGAACAACAAGCTTTGCTAGAAATGCAAGATACTCTCAAACGTTTACAACGGGAACAGGAAATTCTCAGTTCTACACGCAATCACCTGGCAGCCAGAACTGCTCTCAAAGATGCTTTGGATGATTGATTAAGTGGCAAATTGACAATTGATAGCTGTCTTTAAATTGCTATAATTTCTGAATTTCACAGTAAAAATCGTTGGGTGATCGAAATGACACCAAATAATATAACTCCTAACTTATAACTCCTAATTCCGAACTCAGATTATCTAGTTTACTGTAGTTACCAAATATTTTTAAAATCTCTGTACATTCGGATAATTCGCTTAAAGCTTCTTTTATTTTAGGAGCTTGAGAATTACCTTCTAGATCAATAAAAAATATGTACTCTCCTAACAAGCGTTTGCTGGGACGGGATTCAATTTTGCTCAAATTAATTTCTTTTTGAGCAAAAATTTTTAGTGCTTTAACCAAAGCTCCAGGAGCATTTTCTGGCAAGCTAAATGCTAAGGAAAGATAATTTCCCCGATCGCTTTTTTCAGAACTAACAATCCAAAAACGAGTACAGTTATCAGGTCGATCTTTAATATCTGGTGCTAGTAATGGAACTTGATACAGTTCAGCAGCTCTGGGAGAAGACACTGCAGCTGCAGTTGGATCATCTTGGAGGAATTTTATGCCCTCAGTAGTAGATTTGGCAGGAATAAGCTGAACTTGGGGTAAAAAATTTTCTAACCATTTTTGGCATTGAGCCAAACCTTGAGGATGAGAATAGACTGTTTTAATCTGTTCTAGAGATGAAGCATAGGATAACAACCCATGAAAAATGGGAATAGTCAACTCCTGATGCACTTGCAAATTATTCGATTGCCAAAGAGTATCCAGAACAACCGTTACACTTCCTTCAATAGAATTTTCTATAGGTACTACTGCTTGAGAAACTTCCCCTTGAGTTACAGATCTTAAAGCTAAAACAATACTGGGATAGGGACATAGGGTAGATTTTTGCTGTCGACTACTAGTTAACCAGTTAGAGTATGCTAGAGCAGCAGTTTCCGAATTAGTCCCCGTTGGACCTAGATAAGCAAGTGAAAGCGTCATGGAAATATATTTTTCAGATACAAAGATTTAGCAACAGTATCAATTTTTTACATTAAGATAAAATCTGAAGTAATGTAACTTAAAATTAATAATTAGCAATAACTTCGGTGATTTTATCTATGTACGTAAGTTTCAAAACATCAGAATCAGTTCAGATATCGCTCAAAGACGAAGAAACACCTATACAGCATTATTTACGCCAACCTAAAAGGTTAGTTAAGGCGATCGCCGATCCACGATTAATGAAACAGATATCTGATGATTTGTTTGAATTGAAAATGCGACCCATCAACTTTATGGAAATGTACCATTTTCAACCAATTGTATTGCTCAAAGTATGGTCTGGCTCTAACGGAAGTGTATATTTGAAATCTGAAGGTTGTCAAATCAAAGGAATTGATTATATAAATCGACGTTTTTCTCTTAAATTAAAAGGTATTTTAGATGCTCAAGAAGTTGAAGGAGAGACAACTTTATCAGGGCAAGCAGATTTAGAGGTAGGAGTAGAATTACCTGCAGCATTAATGCTTACTCCTAAACCATTCTTAGAAGTAGCAGGTAATCAACTTCTCAAAAGTGTTTTAGTCAGAATTAAACAAAAACTAGTTACTCAGCTAATTCAGGATTATCGTACTTGGGCATCTCAAGAGATCCAGCTAAAACCCCAGCTAAAACCAATGTCTTCGAGTGAATTGTCCCCCGATCTTGGATTTTAAGATTAAACCTACACTTTGGAGCAACTGTATGATTTAAACTACCGGTGCCACAATAATGACTGCATCAGAAGCTAAGGAACAATATCAACAGATGCGTAATGCTCTTGGTTCCTGGGTTAACTTGAGTAATGATCAATGGAGACAGCTAGCAAAAATATTTCAAAGCAGAACAGTCAATCATCGCGAACATATTATGTTACCAGATACCGCAGTCCATGAAATTTACTTTGTCTGTCATGGCTTACTGCGCTTTTATTATTTAAGTGATGACGGTGTGGAGTCGAATAAGGCTTTTATTCCAGAAAATACCTTTGCTGGTTCTCTAGCAGCATTAGCCCTCAATTTGCCTGTTCTTTACGGTATTCAAGCCCTAGAACCCACAACATATCTAGTGGCTCAGTTTAGTGATTTTGTGGCTTTATTTGAGCAAGATCCTGTATTTGAAAGATTGGGTCGCAAATTTGCTGAATGGTTACTGATACGCAAAGAATTACGGACGCGTAGCTTACTGCAACAGCAAGCTCAACAAAGATATTTGACTTTTGCTCAAGATTATCCTGAATTAGTTGTACGAATACCTCAATATCATATTGCCTCTTATTTAGGAATTACTGAAGTTTCATTGTCTCGGATTAAGCGATCGCTTAAACAGGAATCAGCTATCTGAGATAAAAACCAGACAAAAATATTCTGTTCTTAACAATTGATAAGGCATTATTCTCACCAAAACGATAGATTGCACTTATTCCAATTTAGATTAAGTAAGGAATTCATAATCAATGAAAATCGGTTTTATTGGCATGGGTATTATGGGTAGTCGCATGGCTAGCAACCTCCAGCAGCAAGGTCATGAATTAATTATTTTTAACCGCACTGAAGATAAAGCTAGTCATTTAGTTGCCAATGGGGCATTAAGTGTGGCAACTCCAGCAGAAGTTGCCCAACAAGTAACCACAATTTTTACCATGCTGGCTCATCCCGATGCAGTCAGAGAAGTTGCTTTAGGCAACAACGGTTTTTTAACTTCTTGGCAAGCAGGTAGCTTATGGATAGATTGCAGTACGGTCAATCCTACATTTTCCCGACAAATGGCAGCGATCGCAGCAGAAAGGCAAATAAAATTTATTGATGCCCCCGTTGCTGGTTCTAAAATGCAAGCAGCACAAAAAGAGTTAGTGTTCTTGGTCGGAGCAGAGCAACAGAATTTGGCTGATTGTCGGAATTTATTGGATTGTATGGGAAAACGAGTAGTTCATGTAGGAGAACCAGGTATG
This genomic window contains:
- the pheA gene encoding prephenate dehydratase gives rise to the protein MTLSLAYLGPTGTNSETAALAYSNWLTSSRQQKSTLCPYPSIVLALRSVTQGEVSQAVVPIENSIEGSVTVVLDTLWQSNNLQVHQELTIPIFHGLLSYASSLEQIKTVYSHPQGLAQCQKWLENFLPQVQLIPAKSTTEGIKFLQDDPTAAAVSSPRAAELYQVPLLAPDIKDRPDNCTRFWIVSSEKSDRGNYLSLAFSLPENAPGALVKALKIFAQKEINLSKIESRPSKRLLGEYIFFIDLEGNSQAPKIKEALSELSECTEILKIFGNYSKLDNLSSELGVIS
- a CDS encoding DUF1997 domain-containing protein — translated: MYVSFKTSESVQISLKDEETPIQHYLRQPKRLVKAIADPRLMKQISDDLFELKMRPINFMEMYHFQPIVLLKVWSGSNGSVYLKSEGCQIKGIDYINRRFSLKLKGILDAQEVEGETTLSGQADLEVGVELPAALMLTPKPFLEVAGNQLLKSVLVRIKQKLVTQLIQDYRTWASQEIQLKPQLKPMSSSELSPDLGF
- a CDS encoding Crp/Fnr family transcriptional regulator codes for the protein MTASEAKEQYQQMRNALGSWVNLSNDQWRQLAKIFQSRTVNHREHIMLPDTAVHEIYFVCHGLLRFYYLSDDGVESNKAFIPENTFAGSLAALALNLPVLYGIQALEPTTYLVAQFSDFVALFEQDPVFERLGRKFAEWLLIRKELRTRSLLQQQAQQRYLTFAQDYPELVVRIPQYHIASYLGITEVSLSRIKRSLKQESAI
- a CDS encoding NAD(P)-dependent oxidoreductase, producing MKIGFIGMGIMGSRMASNLQQQGHELIIFNRTEDKASHLVANGALSVATPAEVAQQVTTIFTMLAHPDAVREVALGNNGFLTSWQAGSLWIDCSTVNPTFSRQMAAIAAERQIKFIDAPVAGSKMQAAQKELVFLVGAEQQNLADCRNLLDCMGKRVVHVGEPGMGNALKLVINLLLGISMAGFAEAMVLGEAWGISSEMLLKVLIGSPVVAPFLAGKKEKLEQSQYEAEFPLQWMQKDLQMVAIAGYESNVPLPLANTTKEIYQQAIQQGLGQQDFAAIYDFWQSNSKHQVNSDRT